The Drosophila virilis strain 15010-1051.87 unplaced genomic scaffold, Dvir_AGI_RSII-ME tig00001170, whole genome shotgun sequence genome includes a window with the following:
- the LOC138911511 gene encoding uncharacterized protein yields the protein MKLDWDRHRMSNEGSSLATFDIWLFNVAMCATMVKPYETPLADNEKKSSTKTTRERIFVHNAVDSPEGSQQQRSQQEQERVSCEKCAGNHRLSDCDDFRSMGTNQRWEIVKEKRLCFCCFLRHRAQHCKSKKKCHIDGCESTHHVLLHTPTMSGSKVEHTGKGSNHRIKESESAVMFHGSSATNLDLPEQSIGPQLLKSRKHLSTLPILQYNNVKAQLIIGLDNIKITAPLEIREGENDDVIAALSRLGWAVYGRPIVGDSTTPRLLHICQCSAARRMDDALKNHFSIESSGVSVSSHPLRSKEDERSMQIMEATKTYLEDEKRWQTGQLWRFDRMHLPDSYQMAVKRLKCLEAKMSKDPPLKEFMMNTMHDYKQKGYIRRLNNQSEQEKDAPGLGCGCQSKWHVAVKAICENTFVDDWLQSVDTRPEMIHLAETVKRIHASGGFLMRRWTSNSKQVIQALEDDCEELDKRISAQDEAQEKVLGLWWLPGHDLLTFVVTPNLLAKASKERPTKRRVLSIILENIWRSDIGWDDDLTNEDEADWQHWLDLVSNLNAVHIPRCMKWAELDGQVHCSLVASKTRVAPLKPVSIPRMELMAAVLGLRLAKCFQKEMSFQQFVALRIGEILEESDVDSWRWVPSAKNVADDGTKWTKTPEIHGSTRWFKGPQFLYLEESQWQKSEIGPALNMLYHAKEQPNHTSSWRCILPDLQRFSKLEKLRAAQLYVLDFLRNITKKVRLDGGLDLQKTLLLKRSNEMDVIFIRICQEEEFKVRSPA from the exons ATGAAATTGGATTGGGACCGGCATCGAATGTCGAATGAAGGTAGCAGTTTGGCCACCTTTGATATCTGGCTGTTCAATGTGGCAATGTGCGCCACTATGGTCAAGCCCTACGAGACACCACTGGCTGATAACGAAAAGAAAAGCTCCACGAAAACCACTAGAGAGcgaatttttgtgcacaacgCGGTAGATAGTCCTGAGGGTTCTCAGCAACAACGTTcacaacaggaacaggaaAGGGTTTCATGTGAGAAGTGCGCCGGTAACCACCGTCTATCAGATTGCGACGACTTCAGATCAATGGGCACAAATCAGCGCTGGGAAATTGTTAAGGAAAAAAGgctctgtttttgctgctttctacgTCATCGTGCACAACATTGTAAATCAAAGAAGAAGTGTCATATAGATGGTTGCGAGTCAACGCACCATGTGCTGCTGCATACGCCTACCATGAGTGGTAGTAAAGTCGAGCACACGGGCAAAGGTAGCAACCACCGGATTAAGGAAAGTGAGTCTGCCGTTATGTTTCACGGCAGCTCCGCAA CGAACTTGGACTTACCAGAGCAAAGTATCGGGCCACAGTTGCTCAAGTCTCGGAAGCACTTATCTACGCTTCCTATTCTGCAGTATAACAACGTCAAGGCTCAGCTTATCATTGGTttagacaatatcaaaataactGCACCCTTGGAGATACGAGAAGGTGAAAACGACGACGTCATAGCAGCGCTAAGCAGACTAGGATGGGCCGTATATGGCCGCCCCATTGTGGGAGACAGCACCACGCCTCGGCTGCTACATATTTGCCAGTGCAGTGCGGCGCGTAGGATGGATGACGCTCTGAAGAACCATTTTTCAATTGAGTCATCAGGTGTGAGCGTTTCCTCACATCCGCTGAGATCCAAAGAGGACGAACGCTCGATGCAAATTATGGAGGCAACAAAAACCTATCTGGAAGACGAAAAGCGCTGGCAGACCGGCCAGTTATGGAGGTTCGATCGCATGCACCTGCCAGACTCTTATCAGATGGCTGTTAAGCGCCTAAAATGTTTAGAGGCAAAGATGTCAAAAGACCCACCACTGAAAGAGTTCATGATGAACACGATGCACGATTACAAACAGAAGGGATATATCCGCCGGTTGAA TAACCAATCCGAACAAGAAAAAGACGCGCCTGGTTTGGGATGCGGTTGCCAAAGTAAGTGGCACGTCGCTGTAAAGGCGATTTGCGAAAACACATTTGTCGACGACTGGCTGCAGTCGGTGGATACTCGACCTGAAATGATACATTTAGCTGAGACTGTAAAAAGGATTCATGCTAGTGGCGGCTTCTTGATGCGCCGCTGGACATCAAATTCGAAGCAAGTTATACAGGCGCTCGAAGACGACTGTGAGGAGTTGGACAAGCGTATCAGCGCTCAGGATGAAGCGCAAGAGAAGGTCTTAGGCCTGTGGTGGCTACCTGGACACGATCTGTTGACGTTTGTGGTGACGCCGAACTTGCTTGCGAAGGCATCTAAGGAGCGCCCAACTAAAAGACGTGTTCTGAGT ATCATTCTTGAGAACATATGGCGATCCGATATCGGATGGGATGACGACCTCACCAACGAAGACGAAGccgattggcaacactggcttgatctagtttcaaatttgaatgccgtCCACATTCCACGGTGCATGAAGTGG GCTGAACTTGATGGCCAAGTACATTGCAGTTTGGTCGCCTCGAAAACGAGAGTAGCACCCCTAAAGCCCGTGTCCATACCTCGAATGGAACTGATGGCCGCGGTCTTAGGTCTGAGACTGGCCAAATGTTTCCAAAAGGAAATGTCG TTCCAGCAATTCGTAGCGCTTCGGATAGGAGAGATTTTAGAAGAATCAGATGTGGACAGCTGGCGATGGGTACCATCGGCTAAAAACGTGGCAGACGATGGTACGAAATGGACTAAAACGCCTGAAATTCATGGCTCAACCAGGTGGTTCAAGGGACCACAATTTTTGTATCTAGAAGAATCGCAGTGGCAAAAATCGGAAATAGGCCCTGCATTAAACATGTTGTACCATGCTAAAGAACAACCCAATCACACGTCGTCCTGGAGATGTATTCTGCCGGATCTGCAGCGTTTCAGCAAGCTAGAAAAATTGAGAGCCGCACAGCTATACGTACTGGATTTCCTACGGAATATTACTAAGAAGGTCAGATTGGACGGAGGACTGGATCTGCAGAAGACGCTGCTCCTTAAAAGAAGCAATGAAATGGATGTGATTTTTATCCGGATTTGTCAAGAAGAGGAGTTTAAAGTGAGATCACCTGCTTAA